A stretch of Lathyrus oleraceus cultivar Zhongwan6 chromosome 6, CAAS_Psat_ZW6_1.0, whole genome shotgun sequence DNA encodes these proteins:
- the LOC127092588 gene encoding uncharacterized protein LOC127092588: MEIVAAVVGKITEYTVAPIVRQASYLICYEGNFKTLADDVKDLDAARERMMVLVEEERRNGKTNFQGVDNWIENVNEVIEKATQLQNDPRRANVSCSAWPFHNLISRHQLSRKATKIAKDAVQVQGKGVFDRLGFRSILDGVASSSGTRGDEKYETRESLKQEIMNALVDLNSGNIGVYGLGGVGKTTLLVGISQMAKEKKLFNEVVTTHVSINPDLKTIQGEIADLLGLRFDEETILGRAHRLRQRIKMEKSILVILDDIWTRIDLKEVGIPFGNEHNGCKLLMTSRDQDVLVQMDVSKDFTFRLNIMSEKETWRLFQLTAGDVVNNKDLKDVAIKVAQKCEGLPLRVVTVASAMKNKRDVESWRDALSKLQSSNHAGVNAATYSALELSYNSLESNEVKALFLLYALIPDNGAEYYLKVAMGLDILKHVNTMDDARNRHYTIIKSLETSCLLLESKTSEKVEMHDFVRDFAISIARRDKHVFLSKFADNEWPTNDLLNRCTQIILYRCQHMHKLPKMIDCPSIKFFILYSKNRSLEIPDMFFKGMKSLTVLDLTALNLPSLPTSFRFLTDLKSLCLDFCVLENMDSIKALQNLEILSLWNSSMIKLPREIGRLTQLRMLDLSNSGIEVVPPNIISSLTKLEELYMGSTSINWEVVNSTVQHENASIAELRKLPNLTALELQIRETWMLPRDLQVMFEKLKRYKIAIGDVWEWSDIKDVTLRTLMLKLGTNIHLEHGIKALIKSVENLYLDDIYGIQNVVYQLDGEGFPFLKHLHVQNNANMKHIVDSKERNQIHVSFPILETLVLDNLHNLDHICHGPLSLASFRCLSVIKVKTCFQLKYLFSFTMVKGLSHLSKIEVCHCNSMKEIVLEDNNPSANNNMANEKIEFNELRSLTLEHLETLDNFFSNSLTHSKSKQNHQGSEPYVSTPFFNAQAVFSNLDTLKLSSLNLSKIWDDNHSSMYNLTSLIVENCGGLKYLFSSTVVESFKILTHLEISKCPLMEEIISKQERNNALNEVPFFKLEKLILKDMDKLKTIWHSQFKSLKSLKVNNCEKIVVVFPSSMQKTYNKLEMLEVKNCALVEVIFELTFSCTEEDTTDLEQVTINELPKLKKIWSEDPQGILNFQSLKYVRLHQCGSLEYLLRLSVATHCSHLKELVIVNCASIKEIVAEEKESRVCAAPIFEFNQLNSLILRNSHRLKGFYVGKHTLSCPSLRKINVFNCSKLNLYRTLSTINSISSFQYDKLFDISQQPPFLAEEVIPNLEELRIEQKDAGMILQAQNSCALFTKLTKLCLSMYNNEEATFPYWFLNNVHTIDSLWVEWSCFRKIFQDEGQITETTHTRVKNLRLNTLHKLQHICEEGSRVNPILEFLECLHVLSCSSMINLFPSSVTLKHLDHIEITCCNGLKNLITIATAQSLVKLTSLEVKDCKSLEEIITGVENVDIAFISLQVLTLECLPSLKRFCSSKCFLKFPLLKKVVVRECPYMTKFSEGNTSTPNLRKVKIAENKKESFWKRNLNDTIQKMFEDKVAFSKFKYLSLSDHPVLKDLWYGQVDHQNVFCNLKHLVVQRCDFLSHVLFPSNIVQVLHGLEKLEVKECDSLKAIFDVKGMKSNELILCKQNSQLKTLTLSCLPNLEHIWNEDPHETINFGNLCSMDVSSCQSLSYIFSLSLCQDLGNLEMLKIDSCGVKDIVAMKEGSMEISFNFPQLNTLALHCLPNLKSFYQGKHTLECSSLKTWKTWNSFLC; this comes from the exons ATGGAAATTGTAGCTGCTGTTGTTGGAAAGATAACAGAGTATACTGTTGCTCCTATTGTACGTCAAGCAAGTTACTTGATATGCTACGAAGGCAATTTCAAAACGTTAGCTGATGATGTTAAAGACCTTGATGCTGCAAGAGAAAGAATGATGGTTTTGGTTGAAGAAGAAAGGAGAAATGGTAAAACAAATTTTCAAGGTGTGGACAACTGGATTGAGAATGTGAATGAGGTCATTGAGAAAGCAACTCAGCTGCAAAATGATCCTCGCCGTGCCAATGTTAGTTGCTCAGCATGGCCGTTTCACAATTTGATTTCGCGGCATCAACTAAGTAGGAAAGCGACAAAAATTGCAAAGGATGCTGTTCAAGTTCAAGGAAAAGGTGTTTTTGATCGACTTGGTTTCCGTTCTATTCTAGATGGAGTAGCATCCTCCTCCGGAACAAGAGGTGATGAAAAATATGAGACAAGGGAGTCACTTAAGCAGGAGATTATGAACGCGTTGGTAGACCTTAATTCAGGCAACATTGGAGTGTATGGGTTGGGTGGGGTGGGTAAAACAACTCTGTTGGTGGGAATTTCTCAAATGGCCAAGGAAAAAAAATTGTTTAATGAAGTGGTTACAACACATGTGTCCATAAATCCAGACTTGAAAACAATTCAAGGGGAGATAGCAGATCTGCTGGGTCTGCGATTCGATGAGGAGACTATTCTTGGCAGAGCTCATCGCCTAAGACAGAGAATCAAGATGGAGAAAAGTATCCTTGTCATTCTAGATGATATATGGACCAGAATTGATTTGAAGGAAGTGGGGATTCCGTTTGGTAATGAGCATAATGGTTGCAAATTGTTGATGACAAGTAGAGATCAGGATGTTTTGGTGCAAATGGATGTTTCAAAGGATTTCACTTTCAGACTTAATATTATGAGTGAAAAAGAGACATGGAGATTGTTTCAATTAACGGCTGGTGATGTGGTTAACAATAAGGATTTGAAAGATGTAGCAATTAAAGTTGCCCAAAAGTGTGAAGGTTTGCCTCTTAGAGTAGTTACGGTAGCGAGTGCAATGAAAAATAAGAGGGATGTCGAATCTTGGAGAGATGCATTAAGCAAATTACAAAGTAGTAATCATGCAGGGGTGAACGCGGCAACTTATTCTGCTTTGGAATTGAGTTACAACTCATTGGAAAGTAATGAAGTTAAGGCGCTATTCCTGCTTTATGCATTAATTCCAGATAATGGTGCAGAGTACTATCTGAAAGTGGCAATGGGGCTGGACATATTAAAGCATGTTAATACCATGGATGATGCAAGAAATCGACATTACACAATAATCAAATCTTTGGAGACTAGTTGTCTTTTGCTTGAAAGTAAAACAAGTGAAAAGGTTGAAATGCATGACTTTGTTCGTGATTTTGCTATCTCCATAGCACGGAGGGACAAACATGTATTTCTTAGTAAATTTGCTGATAATGAATGGCCAACCAATGATCTTTTAAACAGGTGCACGCAGATCATTTTATATAGGTGTCAACATATGCACAAGCTTCCTAAAATGATTGATTGTCCAAGCATTAAGTTTTTCATTTTGTACAGCAAGAATCGATCTTTAGAAATCCCGGATATGTTTTTTAAGGGTATGAAAAGCCTTACAGTGCTAGATTTAACAGCTCTGAACCTGCCTTCATTACCTACCTCGTTTCGGTTCTTAACAGACCTTAAATCGCTGTGTTTAGATTTTTGTGTTTTGGAAAATATGGATTCAATAAAAGCTTTGCAAAATTTAGAAATTCTTAGTCTCTGGAATTCTTCAATGATCAAGTTGCCTAGAGAAATAGGGAGATTGACTCAATTGAGAATGCTTGATTTGAGCAATTCAGGAATAGAAGTCGTCCCACCCAACATCATATCAAGCTTGACTAAATTGGAGGAGTTGTACATGGGCAGTACGTCTATTAACTGGGAAGTTGTGAATTCTACAGTTCAACATGAAAATGCTAGCATTGCTGAGCTTCGAAAACTACCCAACTTGACAGCTTTAGAGTTACAAATTCGGGAGACATGGATGTTGCCAAGGGACTTGCAAGTGATGTTTGAGAAGCTGAAAAGATACAAAATAGCTATCGGAGATGTATGGGAATGGTCTGACATTAAGGATGTAACCTTAAGAACATTGATGCTCAAACTTGGTACCAACATACATTTGGAGCATGGAATTAAAGCATTGATTAAAAGTGTTGAGAATTTGTACTTGGATGACATATATGGAATTCAAAATGTGGTTTATCAACTAGATGGGGAAGGATTTCCATTTCTGAAACATCTCCACGTCCAAAATAATGCAAACATGAAGCACATTGTTGACTCTAAAGAGAGAAATCAAATCCATGTGTCCTTTCCCATCTTGGAAACTCTGGTACTTGATAATCTTCACAACTTAGACCATATATGTCATGGTCCACTTTCACTTGCTTCTTTTAGATGTCTTAGTGTTATCAAAGTCAAAACCTGCTTCCAGTTAAAATATCTTTTCTCCTTTACAATGGTTAAAGGACTTTCTCACCTTTCTAAGATTGAAGTTTGTCATTGCAATTCTATGAAGGAGATAGTGCTCGAAGACAACAATCCCAGTGCAAATAATAACATGGCTAATGAAAAAATTGAGTTCAATGAATTGCGTTCTTTGACTTTAGAACATTTAGAGACACTTGATAATTTCTTCTCTAACTCTTTGACACACTCCAAGAGTAAGCAAAATCATCAAGGTTCGGAACCTTATGTTTCAACACCATTTTTCAATGCTCAG GCTGTGTTTTCTAATTTGGATACCCTTAAATTGAGCTCACTCAATTTGAGTAAAATTTGGGATGACAATCATAGTTCTATGTACAACTTGACTAGCTTGATTGTGGAGAATTGTGGCGGGTTGAAGTACTTATTCTCTTCTACTGTGGTTGAAAGTTTTAAGATCCTCACACACCTTGAAATAAGTAAATGTCCTTTGATGGAAGAGATAATATCTAAACAAGAGAGAAACAATGCATTGAATGAG GTTCCTTTTTTCAAATTAGAAAAACTGATATTGAAGGACATGGACAAGTTGAAGACAATATGGCACAGTCAGTTTAAGTCATTGAAGTCGTTGAAAGTGAACAATTGTGAGAAAATTGTGGTAGTTTTTCCTTCTTCAATGCAAAAAACTTATAATAAGTTAGAGATGCTGGAGGTTAAAAATTGTGCTTTGGTGGAAGTGATATTTGAATTGACATTCAGTTGTACAGAAGAGGATACAACAGATTTGGAACAAGTTACTATAAATGAACTGCCGAAGCTAAAAAAGATATGGAGTGAGGATCCTCAAGGAATTCTTAATTTTCAAAGTCTAAAATATGTACGACTGCATCAATGTGGAAGTTTAGAGTATCTCCTACGACTTTCTGTAGCCACTCATTGCTCACATCTCAAAGAACTTGTGATAGTAAATTGTGCAAGCATAAAAGAAATTGTTGCAGAGGAGAAAGAATCTAGGGTGTGTGCAGCTCCCATATTTGAGTTTAATCAATTGAATTCTCTAATCCTTCGGAACTCACACAGGCTCAAGGGGTTCTATGTTGGAAAACATACTCTATCATGTCCATCTTTGAGGAAAATCAATGTTTTCAATTGTTCTAAATTGAATTTGTATAGAACCCTTTCTACAATCAACTCTATAAGTAGTTTTCAATATGACAAACTCTTTGACATATCTCAACAGCCACCTTTCCTTGCCGAAGAG GTGATTCCAAATTTGGAGGAGTTGAGGATAGAACAAAAGGATGCTGGCATGATATTGCAAGCCCAAAATTCATGTGCTCTCTTTACCAAATTGACAAAGCTTTGTTTATCTATGTATAACAATGAAGAGGCTACATTTCCTTATTGGTTTCTTAATAATGTGCATACTATTGATTCGTTATGGGTTGAGTGGAGTTGCTTCAGGAAGATATTTCAAGATGAAGGACAAATAACTGAGACGACTCATACTCGGGTAAAAAATCTGAGATTGAATACATTACATAAACTTCAACATATATGTGAGGAAGGATCTCGAGTTAACCCAATTCTTGAGTTCCTTGAATGCTTACATGTTTTAAGTTGTTCTAGTATGATAAATTTGTTCCCTTCCTCTGTCACCCTTAAACATCTAGACCATATAGAGATAACATGTTGCAATGGGCTTAAAAATTTAATTACAATTGCTACGGCGCAAAGTTTGGTCAAACTCACATCACTTGAGGTAAAAGACTGTAAATCACTTGAAGAAATAATTACCGGAGTAGAAAATGTTGACATTGCATTTATTAGTTTACAAGTTTTGACGTTGGAGTGTTTGCCAAGCCTCAAAAGATTTTGCTCTAGTAAATGCTTCTTGAAGTTTCCGTTGTTGAAGAAAGTAGTTGTGAGAGAATGTCCTTACATGACGAAATTTTCAGAGGGAAACACAAGTACACCAAATCTTCGAAAAGTTAAAATTGCCGAAAATAAAAAAGAATCGTTTTGGAAGAGAAACCTTAACGATACAATACAAAAAATGTTTGAAGATAAG GTTGCATTTTCTAAATTCAAATATTTATCCTTATCTGATCACCCTGTGCTAAAGGATTTGTGGTATGGCCAAGTTGATCATCAAAATGTGTTTTGCAATCTGAAACATCTAGTGGTGCAAAGATGTGATTTCTTATCACATGTACTTTTTCCATCAAATATTGTTCAAGTTCTACATGGATTGGAAAAACTAGAAGTAAAAGAATGTGATTCATTAAAAGCCATATTTGATGTGAAAGGTATGAAATCTAATGAGTTAATATTGTGTAAACAAAACAGTCAATTGAAAACATTGACCTTGTCTTGTTTACCAAACTTGGAGCACATATGGAACGAGGATCCTCATGAAACTATTAACTTTGGAAACCTATGCTCGATGGATGTTTCTTCGTGCCAAAGCTTGTCATACATATTTTCATTGTCGCTATGCCAAGATCTTGGAAATCTTGAAATGCTTAAGATAGATTCTTGCGGAGTCAAGGATATTGTTGCAATGAAAGAAGGATCAATGGAAATCAGTTTTAATTTTCCCCAACTAAATACATTGGCACTTCATTGTTTACCAAATCTAAAGAGTTTCTATCAAGGAAAACATACTTTAGAGTGCTCATCATTGAAGACTTGGAAAACTTGGAATTCATTTCTTTGTTAA
- the LOC127095153 gene encoding uncharacterized protein LOC127095153: protein MKTRNYIPLRRLISDVLIESGLVDPLIQLRLMEDVTIDTGRPLNARNLKSMGIIDQVRAKPTLDTSWEALRDQREIPNGLYLDTDIRLQERLAREDEEWERKEDEEKTRQEEEQRIREAEEKVVVDAAAIEAEAKANVEAEEAARIAAEEAAKDNADALTQREHSNYGSVPLVLKTLEELHKEQQVVRARLD, encoded by the exons ATGAAGACCAGGAACTACATCCCTCTGCGGAGACTCATATCAGATGTGTTGATTGAGAGTGGCTTAGTGGATCCCCTGAttcagctcagactcatggaagatgtcacCATTGACACTGGAAGACCGCTGAATGCtcggaatctgaagagcatgggaatcattgaTCAAGTCAGAGCCAAACCAACACTTGACACTTCTTGGGAAGCACTCAGGGATCAGAGGGAGATTCCCAACGGACTCTACCt agacaCTGATATTAGACTTCAAGAGCGCTTAGCCAGAGAGGATGAGGAATGGGAAAGGAAGGAAGATGAAGAGAAAACACGCCAAGAGGAAGAACAGCGAATCAGGGAAGCTGAAGAGAAGGTTGTTGTGGATGCTGCTGCTATTGAGGCTGAGGCGAAAGCTAATGTCGAAGCTGAAGAAGCAGCTCGCATAGCTGCAGAAGAAGCTGCCAAAGACAACGCTGATGCACTGACTCAGAGGGAGCACTCCAACTATGGGTCCGTCCCTCTGGTCTTGAAGACTCTAGAGGAACTGCATAAAGAACAACAAGTGGTTCGGGCTAGGCTGGATTAA